One window of Leguminivora glycinivorella isolate SPB_JAAS2020 chromosome 9, LegGlyc_1.1, whole genome shotgun sequence genomic DNA carries:
- the LOC125229921 gene encoding uncharacterized protein LOC125229921: MKSFACVLLLAAVVAAEPPSFRSRFFQRQEAEPTTPRNEEAPYPAAGYKPTKEFKLPSREAAPPATSYGVPSDSYAVPFHTFNAPQTEYGVPRKSEEPEREKEDREEVENLKVEGLPKETKGKLQKDSEFINANGAYYVLLPDLQLQRVQYETQNDIRNMAYTARLQYRNEDRAPIYVYTAVPQYQNAAYVQVL, from the coding sequence ATGAAATCCTTCGCTTGCGTTCTTCTCTTAGCTGCGGTGGTTGCGGCTGAGCCACCGAGCTTCAGATCAAGATTCTTCCAAAGACAAGAAGCTGAACCTACTACTCCTAGAAACGAGGAAGCTCCTTACCCAGCAGCAGGTTACAAGCCGACCAAAGAATTCAAACTCCCATCAAGAGAAGCTGCCCCACCTGCGACTTCCTACGGAGTACCTTCAGATAGCTATGCAGTTCCATTCCACACTTTCAACGCTCCGCAAACTGAATACGGAGTACCAAGAAAGAGTGAAGAGCCTGAGAGAGAGAAAGAAGATAGAGAAGAAGTAGAAAACTTGAAAGTAGAAGGTTTGCCGAAGGAGACAAAAGGCAAGCTGCAAAAAGACTCTGAGTTCATAAACGCTAATGGTGCCTACTATGTGTTGCTGCCGGATCTTCAGCTCCAAAGAGTTCAGTACGAGACCCAGAACGACATTCGCAATATGGCGTACACTGCTCGTCTGCAGTACAGGAACGAGGACCGAGCCCCCATATATGTGTACACTGCTGTTCCTCAGTACCAGAATGCTGCTTACGTCCAAGTGCTTTAA